The proteins below come from a single Leptolyngbya sp. 'hensonii' genomic window:
- a CDS encoding M48 family metalloprotease — translation MTSSTDPSRNHDDDFDLETIPEDQWLDYGLTALKEGDYLTALSYLSAVQQSQADQPDGLKAEMGMVAAYERHGQPDQAIALCRKLTQSPTRKVRKWAEETLAGLADRYPDIFQLTVKVEESSQSPAEANLTGFVPLEEAPAKAKGSPTRKTGANPPVFRDATNAINKTPSPTPTSRVNQAPIQADPAQAISQVRTPDPESTQPELSPPGSKIYTPVWKQAERAKQWRPLGKVNLIPFWLIQLGTAIVLFWVIYMTYTVSVIVVNTTLDILPFFLPFWYLYYVNPVPYILVTLAVLWLASPWLLESILKLFYGLKPLPMAKLSARSPEASRLLTRFFRQKGLALPSLSVLPTDSPLALTYGYLPRNARIVVSQGLLDQLADDEIAAIYATQLGHIIQRDVILMPLIALVTQIPYLIYGQAAKLGDYLAEKCRDTKGTLFYYPLLLVFHLILLVSTAGYGLYRLLRWPALWFSRSRLFYSDRLAVETTGNPNGLIRALLKIAIGQAEAIQKQGKTALAVESLELLTPMGHQVGLELGSLYRQTSVETVLKWDLVNPHRHWLALNHSHPLTGTRLWQLASYAQQWRLEPELDLQTLGNPVALKEIPLGEHFQIWQTLALQGAPFFGLFLGLAIGVILWILGILASLLDLWQLSWLVGDPWLLVGCLPIGFSIGTLLRINPFFRDIQPSRLRGTNTKSLPELLSDPKALPIQHQPVLFQGKLLGRRGIGNRLGQDLILQTESGLIKLHHASTVGPLGSLFSQATQPVSLVGESVTAIGWFRRGVTAWVDLESLRTPLGKTSYSHHPLWSTVIALAFALLGAYIIWAYAGRG, via the coding sequence ATGACTTCCTCGACCGACCCTTCCCGTAACCATGATGATGATTTTGATCTGGAAACCATTCCAGAGGATCAATGGCTGGACTACGGTCTGACAGCGCTGAAAGAGGGAGACTATCTGACTGCCCTCTCTTACCTATCTGCGGTGCAACAGTCCCAGGCGGATCAGCCCGATGGCCTGAAGGCTGAGATGGGCATGGTGGCAGCCTATGAGCGCCACGGTCAACCAGATCAGGCGATCGCCCTGTGCCGCAAGTTGACCCAAAGTCCTACCCGTAAAGTCAGGAAGTGGGCTGAGGAAACCCTGGCGGGTCTGGCCGATCGCTATCCCGATATCTTTCAATTAACCGTCAAGGTAGAGGAATCCTCCCAGTCGCCAGCAGAGGCAAACCTGACGGGGTTCGTGCCCCTGGAAGAAGCCCCAGCCAAAGCTAAGGGCAGCCCGACCCGAAAGACAGGCGCGAATCCACCCGTTTTTCGAGATGCCACCAACGCCATCAACAAGACCCCATCCCCAACACCCACTAGCCGAGTGAATCAGGCTCCTATCCAGGCAGATCCGGCTCAAGCAATTTCCCAGGTCAGAACTCCTGACCCAGAATCAACCCAACCTGAACTCTCCCCCCCAGGCTCAAAAATTTACACCCCAGTCTGGAAACAGGCAGAACGAGCCAAACAGTGGCGACCCCTGGGTAAGGTTAATCTCATTCCTTTCTGGCTGATCCAACTGGGCACGGCGATCGTCCTGTTCTGGGTCATTTATATGACTTATACCGTCTCTGTGATCGTTGTCAACACGACCCTGGACATCCTGCCCTTTTTCTTGCCCTTCTGGTACCTGTACTACGTCAATCCAGTTCCCTACATCCTGGTTACCCTGGCTGTCCTATGGCTCGCTTCGCCCTGGCTCCTGGAAAGCATTTTGAAGCTGTTTTATGGGCTCAAACCCCTGCCTATGGCGAAGTTGTCAGCTCGCAGCCCCGAAGCCTCCCGGCTGCTGACTCGCTTTTTCCGGCAGAAAGGGCTGGCTTTACCAAGCTTAAGCGTTTTACCCACTGATTCTCCCCTGGCCCTGACCTATGGCTACCTGCCCCGTAATGCCCGGATTGTGGTGAGCCAGGGGCTGTTGGATCAACTCGCGGATGACGAAATTGCAGCTATTTACGCCACCCAATTAGGCCATATCATCCAGCGAGATGTGATCCTGATGCCGTTAATTGCCCTGGTGACGCAAATTCCTTATCTGATCTATGGACAGGCTGCCAAATTGGGGGATTACCTGGCAGAGAAATGTCGGGATACCAAAGGAACCCTCTTCTATTACCCCCTGCTCCTGGTTTTCCATCTGATCCTGCTGGTTTCAACGGCTGGCTATGGACTGTACCGACTGCTGCGCTGGCCTGCCCTCTGGTTTTCCCGATCGCGCCTCTTCTACAGCGATCGTCTGGCTGTTGAAACTACCGGCAATCCCAATGGCCTGATTCGGGCACTGCTGAAAATTGCGATCGGTCAGGCAGAGGCTATTCAGAAGCAGGGAAAAACCGCCCTCGCAGTCGAAAGCCTGGAACTACTGACTCCCATGGGGCATCAGGTTGGACTGGAACTCGGCAGTCTTTATCGCCAAACCTCCGTGGAAACCGTCCTGAAGTGGGATCTGGTTAACCCTCACCGCCATTGGCTGGCTCTCAACCATTCCCATCCCCTGACGGGCACCCGCCTCTGGCAACTGGCCAGCTACGCTCAACAATGGCGCTTAGAACCAGAGCTGGACCTGCAGACCCTGGGCAACCCCGTTGCGTTGAAAGAAATCCCTCTGGGAGAGCATTTCCAGATCTGGCAGACCCTGGCCCTGCAGGGAGCCCCATTTTTCGGCCTATTTTTGGGGTTGGCGATCGGGGTCATTCTCTGGATTCTGGGCATCCTGGCCTCCCTGCTTGATCTCTGGCAGTTGAGCTGGCTGGTCGGAGATCCATGGTTGCTCGTAGGTTGTCTCCCGATCGGATTCAGTATTGGCACCCTGTTGCGGATCAATCCATTCTTCCGTGACATTCAGCCTAGCCGACTGCGAGGAACCAACACCAAATCCCTGCCTGAGCTGTTGTCTGATCCCAAAGCTCTCCCGATTCAGCACCAGCCGGTCCTATTTCAGGGCAAGCTTCTGGGACGACGTGGCATCGGTAACCGTCTGGGCCAGGATCTGATTCTGCAGACTGAATCAGGGTTGATTAAACTCCACCATGCTTCCACAGTCGGTCCCCTGGGTAGCTTATTCTCCCAGGCCACCCAACCTGTCAGCCTGGTGGGAGAGTCGGTGACTGCGATCGGCTGGTTTCGCCGGGGGGTCACTGCCTGGGTGGATCTGGAATCTCTCCGA
- a CDS encoding ComEC/Rec2 family competence protein — protein MTPAAGIILCLAYILGLVATVIPQKILGFPAGGIGVLALCLGIGRTVPYFRRRGVSTRLWVFAGVMGLLASLYLTIRIPQPAGNDVLRSISQDGEKPHLVTIRGNILSTARLTRSQKAQFWLQASHLEENPSGGPPGKAVSGKLYVTVPLLQATGLRPGQTIAVTGTLYQPQGATNPGGFNFQAYLAQEGGFTGLKGQQVHLPADRPPRKWSWWAIQQRIIRSQVRWTGSPEGPLISAMVLGSRVVDLPYDIRDQFAQAGLAHALAASGFQVSLILGVLLSLTRRLPVKAQFVIGAGAIGIFVSLTGLQPSVLRAAIMGIAALVALTLQRKIKPLGSLLLAATLLLLFNPLWIWDLGFQFSFLATLGLLITVPVLTQWLDWMPPTLTALIAVPTAAYLWTLPLQLYAFGMISPYTIPINVITTPLIAIISLGGVISAVLAVLWPPIGSAAAGMLYYPTHWLIQIVDSSRQLPGITIAAGTISSLQVCAIYGLILLVWLHSRWQKRWWAAGILAIGLVVIPAVWTQTHLLQATVLATSDQPILVVQDRGKVTLVNSGNETTAGLTVMPFLQQQGINQITWAVAPGQWQQPESGWPKILQRVGVQTFYTESPSNGKAPFQDISRLLQPRSVHQQSLVISRTYQAGANSIKLLSSKPPVLELRILGQTWIYVGNIGKVKAQKDLTQIQPTSPVDVLWWTGKPLPKAFLQAIKAKVAIASANSVDPATVQLLNQTQTSLYWTGRDGALQWTPSQGFKAVLSSTNDVS, from the coding sequence ATGACTCCAGCGGCTGGCATCATTCTATGTTTGGCTTACATTCTGGGCCTGGTTGCCACAGTCATTCCTCAAAAAATTTTGGGCTTTCCTGCAGGAGGAATAGGAGTACTGGCCCTTTGCCTTGGAATCGGAAGAACCGTGCCCTACTTTCGCAGGAGAGGCGTATCAACCCGGCTGTGGGTATTTGCCGGAGTCATGGGTTTACTGGCCAGCCTCTATCTCACGATCCGAATCCCCCAACCCGCCGGGAACGATGTCCTGCGATCGATCTCGCAAGATGGGGAAAAACCTCATCTGGTCACCATCCGAGGCAATATTCTCAGTACGGCTCGACTCACCCGTAGCCAGAAAGCCCAATTCTGGCTCCAGGCGAGCCATTTAGAGGAAAACCCATCTGGAGGCCCTCCAGGGAAGGCAGTCAGCGGGAAGCTCTATGTTACAGTTCCCCTGCTTCAGGCCACGGGCTTACGACCAGGACAGACTATTGCAGTTACCGGAACCTTATACCAACCGCAGGGTGCTACGAATCCAGGTGGATTCAACTTTCAAGCCTATCTAGCCCAGGAAGGGGGATTTACCGGTTTAAAAGGGCAGCAAGTTCATTTACCTGCCGATCGCCCCCCCAGAAAATGGAGTTGGTGGGCCATCCAACAAAGAATTATCCGATCACAAGTGCGCTGGACAGGCAGTCCGGAAGGCCCCTTAATCAGCGCCATGGTCCTGGGCAGTCGCGTGGTGGATCTTCCCTACGACATTCGCGATCAGTTTGCTCAAGCAGGTTTAGCCCATGCCTTGGCCGCTTCAGGCTTTCAAGTTTCCCTCATTCTGGGTGTGTTATTAAGCCTGACTCGTCGGCTACCCGTGAAAGCCCAGTTTGTTATAGGAGCAGGGGCGATCGGCATTTTCGTCAGCCTGACTGGTCTACAGCCCTCCGTTTTGAGAGCCGCCATCATGGGCATTGCTGCCCTGGTTGCTTTGACCCTGCAGCGCAAGATCAAACCGTTAGGCTCCCTGCTGCTTGCAGCCACCTTACTGTTATTATTCAACCCCCTTTGGATCTGGGATCTGGGATTTCAGTTCAGTTTTCTGGCCACCCTGGGGCTCCTAATCACAGTTCCCGTCTTAACCCAATGGTTGGACTGGATGCCACCCACCCTGACGGCCCTAATCGCTGTGCCAACCGCAGCCTATCTGTGGACCCTGCCCCTGCAACTCTATGCCTTCGGGATGATTTCCCCCTATACCATCCCCATCAACGTCATCACCACGCCCCTAATCGCCATCATCAGTCTCGGTGGTGTCATCAGCGCAGTGCTTGCAGTGCTCTGGCCCCCGATCGGCAGTGCAGCAGCCGGTATGCTGTACTACCCCACCCACTGGTTAATCCAGATCGTGGACAGTAGCCGCCAGTTACCCGGAATCACGATCGCAGCCGGAACCATTTCATCCTTGCAAGTATGCGCTATTTACGGACTGATCCTTCTGGTATGGCTGCATTCCCGATGGCAAAAACGGTGGTGGGCAGCCGGAATCCTGGCGATCGGCCTGGTTGTCATCCCCGCCGTATGGACACAGACCCACTTACTGCAAGCAACCGTTCTGGCCACATCTGATCAGCCGATTCTAGTCGTACAGGACAGGGGGAAAGTCACGTTAGTCAACAGCGGCAACGAGACCACCGCTGGTTTAACCGTGATGCCATTTTTGCAGCAGCAAGGCATCAACCAGATCACCTGGGCTGTAGCCCCAGGACAATGGCAGCAACCAGAAAGCGGCTGGCCCAAGATTCTGCAGCGAGTAGGAGTCCAGACCTTTTATACAGAGTCTCCGAGCAATGGAAAAGCCCCATTTCAAGACATTTCCAGATTACTTCAGCCACGATCGGTCCATCAGCAATCCTTAGTCATCAGCCGTACCTACCAGGCCGGTGCCAATTCCATCAAGCTCCTGAGCTCCAAACCTCCAGTTCTAGAACTACGGATTTTGGGGCAAACCTGGATCTATGTCGGCAACATCGGCAAAGTCAAGGCCCAGAAAGATCTGACCCAGATCCAGCCAACCTCCCCTGTCGATGTCCTGTGGTGGACCGGGAAGCCCTTGCCCAAAGCTTTCCTACAGGCCATCAAGGCCAAAGTTGCGATCGCTTCAGCAAATTCAGTTGATCCGGCAACAGTTCAACTTTTGAACCAGACTCAAACGTCATTGTATTGGACAGGCCGGGATGGGGCCTTGCAATGGACACCCAGCCAAGGATTCAAAGCAGTCCTGAGTTCTACAAATGACGTTTCCTGA
- the glyQ gene encoding glycine--tRNA ligase subunit alpha, whose protein sequence is MNFQSVIATLHQFWGEQGCLIVQPYDTEKGAGTKSPHTFLRAIGPEPWSVAYVEPCRRPADGRYGENPNRYQHYYQYQVLIKPSPDNIQETYLNSLRRLGIQPEDHDIRFVEDNWEDAAVGAWGVGWEVWLDGMEITQFTYFQQCGGLDCRPVSIEITYGLERLTMYLQGKDAIAQIQWNDRLTYGDVHLQGEIEHSTYNFEASTPETLFTLFGLYEQEAKQLLDRNLVLPSLDYVLKCSHTFNLLDARGVISVTERTRYIGRIRGLARQVAQLYLKQREELGFPLLANQKTLSAV, encoded by the coding sequence GTGAACTTTCAGTCAGTAATTGCGACACTGCATCAATTTTGGGGAGAGCAAGGCTGTCTGATTGTGCAGCCCTACGATACGGAAAAGGGAGCCGGGACAAAAAGCCCGCACACCTTCTTAAGGGCGATCGGTCCTGAACCCTGGTCAGTCGCCTATGTGGAACCTTGCCGACGACCTGCCGATGGACGATATGGGGAAAACCCCAATCGCTACCAGCACTACTACCAGTACCAGGTTCTGATCAAACCCTCCCCAGACAATATTCAAGAGACCTATCTCAACTCTCTAAGAAGACTAGGCATTCAACCAGAAGACCACGATATCCGCTTTGTGGAAGACAACTGGGAAGATGCAGCAGTTGGAGCCTGGGGTGTGGGCTGGGAAGTTTGGCTCGATGGCATGGAAATTACTCAATTTACCTATTTCCAGCAGTGCGGTGGTCTGGATTGCCGTCCGGTTTCGATCGAAATCACTTACGGGTTAGAAAGACTGACCATGTACCTGCAGGGGAAAGACGCCATTGCCCAGATTCAGTGGAATGATCGCCTGACCTATGGAGATGTTCACCTGCAAGGAGAAATCGAACATTCCACCTACAACTTTGAGGCGTCTACTCCCGAAACCCTGTTTACACTATTTGGACTATACGAACAAGAAGCGAAGCAACTTCTGGATCGAAACCTAGTTCTCCCCAGTTTGGATTACGTCCTGAAGTGTTCCCACACCTTCAACCTGCTCGATGCCAGAGGCGTTATCTCCGTCACGGAGCGGACCCGTTACATTGGCAGAATTCGTGGATTAGCCCGTCAGGTTGCCCAGCTTTACCTAAAGCAGCGAGAAGAGTTGGGGTTCCCCCTACTGGCTAACCAGAAAACGTTATCCGCTGTGTAA
- a CDS encoding SUMF1/EgtB/PvdO family nonheme iron enzyme: MAKFALLIGVSEYEPGLHPLPGAALDMEAMQRVFIHPKMGEFPKDSVISLKNPQRQEMEEAIYRLFADRQKEDLLLFYFSGHGIKDETGRLYLATRGTRKENGSLVPPSAVAATYLHDRINSSRSQRQVLILDCCFSGAIAHGMTVKDDGTIDLQAQLGGRGRAILTSSTAAEYSFGAEGADPASPGLSVYTRYLVEGIETGAADRDGDGAIAVEELHDYAARRVKEAAPAMTPKIYPVEEGYRIILARSPKDDPRLKYRKEFQARVEAGQGQISGFARRLLTGKRQEWGLPEAEAQAIEAEVLQPYEEYKRKLQDYEQALEDEIAKGYPFSPATQNDLKDYQKYLGLRDGDIAAIDARLLGSRPVPPVAPDPEPAHPIFSFDVVRVNDQGQEIDRQRHQAEIFTEALGNGVDLDLVKIPAGQFMMGQTEAEKQELLKQVSEADYQKYFARELPRHEVHILRFWMGRYPITQAQWRRVAALPQVQRELQPDPSRFKGDRLPVEQVNWWEAVEFCDRLSQATGHAYRLPTEAEWEYACRAGTTSPFYFGATITPDLANYDGNYTYGAGPKGIYRGKTTEVGSFPPNAFGLYDLHGNVWEWCADHWHDGYGAKPDALKLNGNTPWETAETSSQRVARGGSWINGPRDCRAALRYRFAPGDRNDNCGFRVVCVSA, translated from the coding sequence GTGGCAAAGTTCGCCTTATTGATTGGGGTGAGTGAGTATGAGCCAGGGCTGCATCCCCTACCAGGAGCGGCGTTGGACATGGAGGCCATGCAGCGGGTCTTTATCCATCCCAAGATGGGCGAATTCCCCAAAGACTCTGTGATCAGCCTGAAGAACCCCCAGCGACAGGAGATGGAAGAGGCCATCTACCGGCTATTTGCCGATCGCCAGAAAGAGGATCTGCTCCTGTTCTATTTTTCTGGTCATGGCATCAAAGATGAGACCGGCAGACTTTACCTGGCCACCCGTGGCACCCGCAAAGAGAACGGCAGCCTGGTCCCCCCTTCCGCCGTCGCCGCCACCTACCTGCACGATCGGATCAACAGCAGCCGATCGCAGCGCCAGGTTCTGATCCTGGACTGTTGCTTCAGTGGCGCGATCGCCCACGGCATGACCGTGAAAGACGACGGCACGATCGACCTGCAGGCCCAACTAGGCGGTAGGGGCCGCGCCATCCTCACCTCCTCAACAGCAGCAGAGTATTCCTTCGGAGCCGAGGGTGCAGACCCCGCCAGCCCCGGTCTTTCCGTTTACACCCGCTACCTAGTGGAGGGAATTGAGACAGGAGCCGCCGATCGGGATGGGGATGGGGCCATTGCCGTGGAAGAACTCCACGACTACGCCGCCCGACGGGTGAAGGAAGCGGCCCCAGCCATGACCCCCAAAATTTATCCAGTGGAGGAAGGATATCGGATCATCCTGGCCCGATCCCCCAAGGATGACCCCCGACTGAAATATCGCAAAGAGTTCCAGGCCCGAGTCGAAGCAGGCCAAGGCCAGATCTCCGGGTTTGCCCGCCGGTTACTGACCGGGAAGCGGCAGGAATGGGGGCTGCCAGAGGCTGAGGCCCAGGCGATCGAAGCCGAAGTGCTGCAACCCTACGAGGAGTACAAACGGAAACTGCAGGACTATGAACAGGCCCTGGAAGACGAGATCGCCAAGGGATATCCCTTCTCTCCAGCCACCCAAAATGACCTGAAGGACTACCAGAAATATCTGGGCCTGCGGGATGGGGATATTGCAGCGATCGATGCCCGGTTGTTAGGCTCCCGACCAGTGCCCCCAGTTGCCCCAGATCCGGAACCAGCGCATCCGATCTTCAGCTTTGACGTGGTGCGGGTGAATGACCAGGGCCAGGAGATCGATCGGCAACGGCACCAGGCCGAGATATTTACCGAAGCCTTAGGCAACGGCGTGGACCTGGATCTGGTCAAAATTCCGGCAGGCCAGTTCATGATGGGGCAGACAGAGGCAGAGAAGCAGGAACTCCTGAAACAGGTGAGTGAGGCAGATTACCAGAAGTACTTTGCCAGAGAGTTGCCTCGCCATGAGGTTCATATCCTCCGCTTCTGGATGGGCAGATATCCCATCACCCAGGCCCAATGGCGCAGGGTAGCCGCCCTGCCCCAGGTGCAGCGGGAACTGCAGCCCGATCCCTCCCGCTTTAAGGGCGATCGTCTGCCGGTGGAACAGGTCAACTGGTGGGAGGCGGTGGAATTTTGCGATCGGCTCTCCCAGGCCACAGGCCATGCCTATCGCCTCCCCACAGAAGCCGAGTGGGAATATGCCTGTCGGGCCGGAACCACCAGTCCTTTTTATTTCGGGGCAACTATCACCCCAGACCTGGCCAATTATGACGGCAATTACACCTATGGGGCAGGGCCAAAGGGAATTTATCGAGGGAAAACCACGGAGGTGGGGAGTTTTCCGCCTAACGCTTTTGGCCTCTATGACCTGCATGGCAATGTCTGGGAATGGTGTGCGGACCACTGGCATGACGGCTATGGGGCAAAACCAGACGCCTTAAAATTGAATGGAAATACCCCCTGGGAAACGGCTGAAACCAGCTCCCAGAGGGTCGCGCGGGGCGGTTCGTGGATCAACGGTCCGCGCGATTGCCGTGCCGCACTACGCTACAGGTTTGCGCCAGGCGATCGCAACGACAATTGCGGTTTTCGGGTAGTTTGTGTTTCCGCGTGA
- the prfC gene encoding peptide chain release factor 3 — MTIETDSSEGLLQAELGTEIERRRNFAIISHPDAGKTTLTEKLLLYGGAIHEAGAVKARRAQRHVTSDWMAMEQQRGISITSTVLQFEYRGCQINLLDTPGHQDFSEDTYRTLAAADNAVMLIDAAKGLEPQTRKLFEVCRMRSLPIFTFVNKLDRPGREPLELLDEIEQELGLQTYAVNWPIGMGDRFQGVFDRQERQIHLFERSAHGSREAIDTTIDLGDPRIEALLETELYHQFKDDLELLEGLGPELDLEAVHQGKMTPIFFGSAMTNFGVELFLKTFLDHALKPGPHSSSIGEIAPTHPEFSGFVFKLQANMDPKHRDRVAFIRVCSGKFEKDMTVNHARTGKLVRLSRPQKLFAQERESIEAAYPGDVIGLNNPGAFAIGDTIYVGQKLEYEGIPYFSPELFAYLKNPNPSKFKQFHKGVSELREEGAVQIMYSVDESKRDPILAAVGQLQFDVVRFRLENEYGVETILEMLPYSVARWVTGGWDKLKQVGRLFNTVTVRDIMERPVLLFKNEWNVQQVQADHPELKLSAIAPVPGRMQDEG; from the coding sequence ATGACGATCGAAACAGACAGTTCAGAGGGTCTTCTCCAAGCCGAGTTAGGGACTGAAATTGAGCGGCGGCGAAACTTTGCCATCATTTCTCACCCTGACGCCGGAAAAACTACCCTGACAGAAAAACTGCTGCTGTATGGCGGGGCTATCCATGAAGCGGGAGCGGTTAAGGCCCGGCGGGCACAACGTCATGTCACTTCGGACTGGATGGCGATGGAGCAACAACGGGGGATCTCGATTACCTCTACGGTGCTGCAGTTCGAGTATCGGGGCTGTCAGATCAATTTGCTGGATACCCCTGGCCACCAGGACTTCAGTGAAGACACCTACCGCACCCTGGCGGCGGCTGATAACGCAGTCATGCTGATAGATGCGGCGAAGGGTCTGGAGCCCCAAACCCGAAAGTTGTTTGAGGTCTGCCGGATGCGATCGCTGCCCATTTTTACCTTTGTCAATAAGCTCGATCGGCCTGGACGGGAACCCCTGGAACTGCTGGATGAAATTGAACAGGAACTGGGGCTGCAAACCTATGCGGTCAATTGGCCGATCGGCATGGGTGATCGCTTCCAGGGGGTGTTCGATCGGCAGGAGCGACAGATTCACCTGTTCGAGCGCAGTGCCCACGGCAGTCGAGAGGCGATCGATACCACGATCGACCTCGGGGATCCCCGCATCGAAGCCCTGCTGGAGACAGAACTGTATCACCAATTTAAAGATGATCTGGAGTTACTGGAAGGGCTGGGGCCAGAACTGGATCTGGAGGCTGTCCACCAGGGTAAAATGACTCCCATTTTCTTCGGCAGCGCCATGACCAACTTTGGGGTGGAGTTGTTCCTGAAAACCTTCCTGGACCACGCCCTCAAACCCGGCCCCCACAGCAGCAGCATCGGCGAGATTGCCCCCACCCATCCAGAATTCTCCGGGTTTGTCTTCAAGCTGCAGGCCAATATGGACCCCAAACACCGGGACCGGGTCGCCTTTATTCGGGTCTGTTCGGGCAAGTTCGAGAAGGATATGACAGTGAATCATGCCCGCACGGGTAAGCTTGTGCGGCTCTCCCGTCCGCAAAAGCTCTTTGCTCAAGAACGGGAGTCGATCGAGGCTGCCTACCCTGGCGATGTGATTGGTCTCAACAATCCGGGCGCTTTCGCGATCGGAGACACCATCTATGTGGGTCAGAAACTCGAATATGAAGGAATTCCCTACTTCTCCCCGGAACTGTTCGCTTATCTGAAAAATCCCAACCCCTCCAAGTTCAAACAATTTCACAAAGGGGTGTCGGAACTGAGGGAAGAGGGAGCCGTGCAGATTATGTATTCGGTGGATGAGTCCAAACGGGACCCGATTCTGGCTGCCGTGGGCCAACTGCAATTCGATGTCGTGAGATTTCGGCTGGAGAATGAGTACGGGGTTGAGACGATCCTGGAGATGTTGCCCTACAGTGTCGCCCGCTGGGTTACTGGGGGCTGGGACAAATTGAAGCAGGTGGGCCGCCTCTTTAATACCGTAACGGTAAGGGATATCATGGAGCGGCCCGTCTTACTGTTCAAAAACGAGTGGAATGTTCAACAGGTGCAGGCTGACCACCCGGAGTTGAAGCTGAGTGCGATCGCCCCGGTACCTGGAAGGATGCAAGATGAAGGATAG